DNA sequence from the Agelaius phoeniceus isolate bAgePho1 chromosome 20, bAgePho1.hap1, whole genome shotgun sequence genome:
GTGGAGCTCCTCGATCTCCCGGTTGTGCCGCTCCGTTTTGTGCCGCACCAAGGAGCGGTAGAAATGGATGGTGAAGACGACAAAAATCAGACCCACGGGGACCATGATGATGGTGGACACCAGTGCTGACTGCCACCCTGCGTGGCTGCTGGGCTTCTCCACGTTGGTGGTCTCATTTTTCAGGATGGAGCCCACAGGCAGGAATTTTATCCAGCACAGGAGCACGACTTCAGCAAGGAACAGGAGGATCCCCAGGACGGTGGAGAAGCCCCAGGCCAGCTCGATGTAGGGGTGCATGCGCTCGTGGGGGGACTCACTGATGGAGTTCAGGTTGTGGATGTTGCTCACAGCCTCCACGTTGGGCAGGATGCAGGTGCTGATGAGGAGGGCGAAGAGGTGAACGGCCACCAGCACCGTGGTGCAGGCGCTGAAGGCGATCAGCAGCATCTGGGGGTACTTGTACTGCACCTCCAGCTGCACTTCCACCATGGCCACCTGGGGAAGGAACAAAGAGCTTGTCAACACCT
Encoded proteins:
- the ORAI2 gene encoding protein orai-2; translation: MSTELNVPVDPSTPACCSEPGTKGMDYRDWVRRSYLELVTSNHHSVQALSWRKLYLSRAKLKASSRTSALLSGFAMVAMVEVQLEVQYKYPQMLLIAFSACTTVLVAVHLFALLISTCILPNVEAVSNIHNLNSISESPHERMHPYIELAWGFSTVLGILLFLAEVVLLCWIKFLPVGSILKNETTNVEKPSSHAGWQSALVSTIIMVPVGLIFVVFTIHFYRSLVRHKTERHNREIEELHKLKVQLDGHDRGMQVV